The Lolium rigidum isolate FL_2022 chromosome 1, APGP_CSIRO_Lrig_0.1, whole genome shotgun sequence region tgcatactaaggacgaacactttattatcttgatatttagtgacaggggtcatcttataatgctaccgtcgtgatctaagcaaaataagatgcataaatgattaccatcacatgcaattcataagaaagtggatttggtgatcacgTGTATACGTACACACGCACTCTTCATTGCCCAATTTGCTTTGAGATGTGCGCAAAGCACAGAGATGTTCATGGTGAGAACATGACGCGAAGTCAACTTTTCAGCTTGGAATCTACTTTTCTTCGATGCCGGCTTGGCGAGCTGCAAATGTCGGCAGTGCAAAGCGAAAGAAAAAGACGAAATAACGCCCTCTAATTATGTTTCTACCGTGACTGTTTTTTTGTTGAATGTAGGGTTTGTCGATCAAATACCATGCTTTATCCAAAAATTCACAGAAAATCCAAGGAGAAATGGCATGTTTAATAGAACAAATAAATGAATGAGATCTAGAACAAACAAATGAAGGAGAGCTCACATTCGTGAATACAGCAGTTCCAAATCTGAAGAACGATGAACAAACAAACGATGAAACAATGAAAAACTGCATCTAATAAAGGAAAAAagagtggacgacggatccgttgCGTCGCTGGAATCATCTCCTAAACCAGGCCTCGAGCAGGACGAGTAGATGGTCGGTGatcgacaacaacaacaacgtcgTCAACCTCGACGGACCTCGTCTTGCTccgacaccgccaccgccacctgcACCGGCGGTGAAGGAGGACTCTTCCTCCaatttctacttcggctcgaccgACCATGGCGACGGCGCCGAGCGCCATCGGCCTCATCGCCTTCGACCGCTCATTTTTTATTTTTCGTCTTTTAGTATTTATTTTGCAAACTTTGTATAAATTTGATCGAAATCCGACATATTTTGTGCAAATTCAAATCCTAACCACTCTACGTTTCGGGGTCTTTGGTGTGTGCAACCTCTCCCCAAATTAGGAAGCAGGTGCCGACGGCCCCAATAGGATTTTGTCGGCGCCTATTTAAGgaatgccggtggagatgctcttaagaaaGGAGCAAGGGCCAATGGATGTGTTTGATGTGATAACACAACTTTTTAGTGTTCCTTCTAAGTTctaatccataataagtgttgtggttttagcaaatttaatttattttgttcgaCAGATGATGCCACTGAAGATGTTCATTAAACTGGCTAGCTGGCTGGCTAGCGTGCTAGGTTTGACTGGCCAGTTGAACTGAATTTATTTGGTAAATGCGACTAGCTCGTTCTAACGTGTACTACTGCCTTTGCATTTGGTCAAAGGTGATGCATTTGGTCAAAGGTGATGCTTTTTGTTTATGTGGGTAAGGCGTAGGCATAGTTTGGCATAATCTGGCACAAGAACCATCTGTCTTCTTTAATTCTGAGCTttcgtttttttgttgttgtgaaaTAATGTGGTGTACTTTGGCTACAGTTTACACGATTTTAAGGGCTGGTACGTGTTTGCTTATAATTTTTAAACAGTAGTAGTTTTTTTTAGTTGGTTAGTGCTTAGAGAGTGTTGGACTCGATCGATTGAGTGGATGGATGATTCTTGGTGAGTGAGTTGGCCTCTTCACCTTAAGCATCTTCTTAGTAAGCAAAATATACTCATGCGTGTACTAAACCGTTAATTGTGCAGCTGGACGATCGACGTACGGAAAAAGACAGCCGCCGCCTCTCCAAAATCCTAGCCGCCTCCACTTCAGCCTTCTTCATAGATTGGTTTTCCCTTCTTCGGTTGGCTTCaccggcgtcgggaggagtggggaacccgatctatgcgtgaagtttccaataaaagtagtgttttcagttgattatgttaggattttggtagtcatcttcttgttggtttcccctcaatggagatggcattgtctgcaataagtgatcttcgggctTTCGTTcaacgacgagatcttcttcccgacgtcaatggtggtgttgaaagattacaatcatCTAGGTATGgtccttcagatcttgcttcgccagatcaatTTTGGATCTTCTGTTGTTGCTGCCgcaaggaggattatcctcgcagtttttgtttcGGCTGCTACAtcttcgacaatggtgattcgtattctCGGCTCTCTATCGACATCAATAAGGCTAGACGgttgttattccctgacatactggtgttggtactcttgccgatgttgaatgactgctttaatggttgtgcGCGTGcaggcagccttggcattgcggctcaaattaaaattatgggagaaccttcgtcggtatttacaggtctatgattcattatctatctttggctgccttcagaagagtacacgATTATTTTCTGGAAGAAGGAAAAATTTGAAAACCTCAAAGaattgctagtatcttttagactttattttagagcatctccaacagaggctctaaaatttggcACTGTAAAAGTCGTTTGCAGCGCGCTCGAGCCGGATATAGCGCGCGGCGCCGACGCGAGCTTCGCcagaggctctattttacagcgcaaCCATGAAACCAAAAAACAACCCTTCAGCAGAGGCTGTAAAATACAGCTCCACAAACAAGTTTCTTCAACATTCCtacaacaaacaagatcaaacagggtacaaataaatctgaaaaatTCAACTAAATTTCAACATACGTAAAACAAACAAGGTCAAACAGGTCCTTCACAGCAGCACGAACTAGCAGCACTGGACATCCATGTCCGATTTAAAAGAGAGAAGATTGCAATCCATCAGAAATCCATCAATTGACGATTTGACGACAGGGTTCGACTAACTGGGAATCTATCAATTGGCGAGGCCTGCTCTGACCCCGCGTATCTCCCTGCTCCGACGAGGCCTGCAGCCGGCTTCCCCGTGTCCCGCGCTTGCTCCGCCGAGGCCTGCAGCCGGCTTCCCCGCGTCCCTCAAAGTGGCCGGCTCCCTTCTCCGGCGAGGCGTGTCGCCCTGCTCCGCCGAGCCCGCGGCCGGCTGCCCCGCGCATCTCCCTGCTTTGACGAGGCCTGCGGCCGACTTCCCCTTGTCCCGCCCATGCTCCGGCGAGGCGCGTCTCCCTGCTCCGCCGAGCCTGCGGCCGGATACCCCGCGTGTCGCCTGCTGCAGGACCGCCCTGCCTGACCCCGCACGCCCCAATCTTCCCCATGAGCTGCTCGCCGGCGGCCCTCCGCCGAGGACGGCGCAGCGGCGGCAACGAGCGCCGCGGAGGCCGCGCCACAATTGCCCATCCCGCCTCCGACCCTCACCTCCCTGCAGCGCCGGCACCACGCAAGTCACGGGCGGCACGCCGGGCGTGGCGTTGAGCCTGGCGACGAGGTCCCGCAGCGGCGCCGCGCACCAGCGGGTGCGCGTGGAGATGCAGAGTCCGCGCCCGTAGTCCTgcacgccgcgggcggcctcgtcCAGGCCGTCCGGGATGGACTCGAACCGGCGTCGGCGCCGGCCTTGCCTCCCTGCCCCACGGACGGCCAGAGAAGGAAGTTTCAGCGGTAGTTGGGATTTTCGCGCGAGCGAGTTTTTTTGTGCGCGCTGGATCAGAAGCGGTACATTTACAGCCCACGATACCGCTTTTCAGCGCCTGCGCTAGCACTTTTTTTTGCCTCCCGCGCCTAAAACcggggcaaaacctatacaccgaccaggtcggtggctacgggccaccgcacaccccctggtcgggtatgggccaggcccatttaggtctgtttagcctgtgcagtcgtttttgctttttcttttcttttttctggtttttttttctgttttcttttcttttttctgttttcggttttgtttattttttttagattaaaaaattttaattttttaaaaatgttcaaataaaaaaattaaaaaatgttcaaatttgaaaatcgttcaaatctaaaatcgttcaaatttaaaaaccgttcaaatatgaaatttgtttaaattcaaaaattgtttaaaattttaaatgttcaaatttaaaatttgttcaaatttaaaaatgttcaaatgtaaaatttgttcaaatttaaaatttgttcacatcgaaaattgctcaaatccaaaaattgttcatataaaaaaaataaaaaactagaaaataatgctttcaatttttcgaaaatataaaaaatttgaaattttttgtttttccgaaaaaatttcacattgacattttaaatttttaaaaaagaaaagaaatgaaacagcagaaaaggagaaaaacagaagaaaaaaaacgaaaacaaacgtcactgggccggcccaacaggcaccctggggggtgcggtgcctggtccgcaccgaccagggtggtgtatagcacctcccTAAAACCGGCGGTTATTATAGCGCGGAGCGCTTTTtgggcgtctgttggagatgctcttataatcgttggagtcagtttgtgtatctctactatgtactatttgttactatgaatatatgtggtattgattgttaaAAAAAGCTAATTGTGCAAGAGATTAATCATCATATCCTGCTGCTGCGTCGGTGCATCTCTAGTTGACCTAGTAGGCATGTGATTTTTTTGTGTGGTCAGAGCGTGTGATAGATAGAACAAGGAGGTGGTGAGAAATGTGGACCGTGGAACACGGCGGCCACGAACCGCGTAACAGAAACGGAACACAGAATATAAAAACTCGAATCTTTGCGCCTttgcgttcttcttcctcctcctcctcctcctcctttgcgaCAGCCAAGCAAAGgccacccaccccaccccaccagACGCCGCCTAGACTCCCCACCGCATTTCCTCAGGGGAGGCCGGCCCGAGCCCCCTCCCGGCGCAGCCGGCTAGCCGGGATCTGCCTCTGCCTGCCGACACCGGATTTCTTCCCCGCGCGCGTGCGATTTTGCGCCACACACCAGCGGGAAGGTATTTACTGGCCATGGGGATCTCGCACCCTCTGTCCGACGAGTTCGGCGGCGGAGGGATGATGCTgatgtcgccggagaggacgcctCCGTCCTCGCCACCGTCGCCGGCGTCATGCTGCTCGGCGGTGGACGGCCAGGACGACTTCCTCGAGCACGAGGTGTCCCGGATGGACACGCTCGCCGGCATCGCCATCAAGTACGGCGTCCAGGTGACTGAGTGCACTCCCTCCCCATCGCTGCCGATCTGGTCTCATGCTCTGGTTGCCCGCTGAGCTTGCTTAATTAGGAGGTGATCTGGGTCAACCACGTTCTTGCTCAATGCAATGTATCATCCAGTTCAGGCATCTGGTAAAAAAATTAATTAAATTTTGTGCAAAAATAGGATATGGATTTTAAGTCCGAAATACTCTGTTTTAAATTTTGTGCGAAAATAGGTATGCCCTTTTGTATTGCTCAACTCCGAAATACTCCGGAGTAGTACTTTGCATCCAGCTAGCATGATATTCACGTTTTATTTGTGATATCACCGTGGAACGCGATGCAAAGCACCGAGTTTAGACATCAAGCGCAACGCTTGCCATGGGAGTTTTAGTGAGAGCGACAAGTGACGCCCCGAAACATTCCTGTATTTCGTTGCAGACCTGGAAATCATCTTTCTCAACTAGATTACTACTTAATTCATTGTCAAGTAGatttacttaacatttattccttGTTTTGCGCGTAGATATCCGACATTAAGAGGTCGAATGGTCTTGTGAGTGACAGCCAGATGTATGCACGCAAGGCATTGCTCATTCCTCTGCCAGGAAGGCCCATGCCATCCTCTGTGAGATTCAATGGCTCGCCTGAAACATCGAAAAGGTAAGCATTTCCACTAATTTTCCTTCTTGCTGTTCCATGATCTAGTGCTCGCTCTGTAAGTTATATTACTGTTGATTTCCCCTCAGTTAAATATAAAATGCAACCTGTTTTTCCTTGACTCAAAGATAAATCATTTTTTCTGTACATAATTTAGTTGGTGCTCTGCTTGTCACGCTAACTCTTTctttttgtgtgtgtgcatagCGTTTCTTAATTGCTAGTTTTACCTGATGGCTGTAGTTCGCGTGCATAACTGATCACAATACAACATTTTACATGCATTTTGACCATTTTGGTTGGCGTATGAGCCTTTGTTTTGTCATACCAGAGATATTATTAATTACTTTAGTTGTAATTGAGTAATTTTTAAGGTTTTTTCCCCACACTCATTTTTACAGAGCGTGGGCTCAGAATAATCAGCAAAACAGGGACCTGGATTCATTAGATTCGTCCAAGTCTAGTCAGCAGCGGTCCTCACTTGCAATGAGCAGCTTGCAGAGCTACTACGGCCTAAGTTCTCAAAGAAGTGATGACATGGATTGCAGCACTGAGATGTCCTTGTACAGAAAGGGTAGCTCGCTAGACGAAACATTGCTCAACCCCTTTTCTCCACCGGACAGGATGCAAAGCACTGGCAGAAGCCGGAACTCGGAAGACACGACAAATGGTGCAGGTGTTATGCAGAGCAGTGGGGCAACCAAAGAAAAGCAAGACGGTTCTATACGCCGGCGGCAGAAAGTGGAAGTCAACACCCAGGACGACGTCCTGTCGAATTCGATCAAGATGATCAAAAGTTTCCTACCAAGGCCAATCTCCAGCATCCGTCTGAATATGATGGACACGAGCAGCAGCCCGGATCCAGCCGTGAAGACCAGCGGCTCTTTTCTCGACGGGTTTAAATCCTCTGTGCGGAAGTCACCCAGTGCCCCGAGCTTCGTTGACACGGAGAACAACAGCGGGGTCTCCATGTGGTCGAGCTCCAAGTGGACCTTCAACCACGAGTCCTTCACCCGGCCGTTGCTCGACGGCCTGCCGAAGCCCGCACCAGCTCGCAGGACCAAGGCTGCTCTGGACTGAACTTTGTCTGCTCTGTTTGCTGTGATCCACCCGCTGCAGCAAATAACATCTGCAATATTGCCAGCTGAATCCGACAAAAGTGGAAGAGGAGACATGATTTGCCCGCGTCTATCCCCGTTCCTAAGAGCGGCGATCACATGATGCAGTTGCGGATTTGTCAGACGCTGCCATTGCAGCTGCATAACTCCCTCCCTCTCTAGTTTTCATAATGTGGTAGgagcaaggaaaaaaatagcgcgctatataaaaatagcgtcggccgaaaaatatgctattagcgtgctatagcgtgctaatagcgcgctatagcgccgaaatgatgtagcgtgggctgtctaaaaacgctatagcgtgctattagcgccgaaatagcgcgctatttttttccatgggtAGGAGTACCTGATAATTCGTCATTCTTCTGGCATATGTACATCACAGTATATATACTTATATATAAAGAGTAAAATGCATGCACGTTTGGTTAGATCACTGGACTTGTGCTCTCTATCCGATTTGTTGCATTCAGAAAAGGTGTGAAATACATTCACCATTTTATTTCCTCGGTCGACATGTCCAGGCTCCACCTGTCATCGAGTGGGCCATTTTGCTCTCCTTTGGCTGGTTTTTCCCTGACTCCTACTGTCCTACCTGATCATCCAGAAGTTCAGGTATGTTGATAGAATAGCCTTTCATAAAAACAGGGGAGTATGCCGGTTCATGATGGCTTTCTTCATAATGAGGGGTTCCGTCAACAGCCTTTGGTGTTCACGCTTGTGTTCGCCATTAGCTGGTCCATCTCATGCACCACAGCTGCAACCATGATAAAAGAAAcgtaaattttcatgtttgagctGGTCATGGAATGACCTGATTCTTATGGAATCAACCAGAAGATATGGTCAGATTTTCTAAGTACAATTATTCTTCTACAAGCACTCATGACGGTCAAAAATCTTTATCCATGCCCCATCTGAAATTAATTATTCGCTTTGTAATTGCATAATACTCACAAGGGGTGGCACTTGCAGTAGGAAAAGACATGTAGTCTTATGGGCTAAATAgtatataaattttgtaacaacataAAGTCAGTTCAAATAACAAAATGGTCCTATGGTTAAACTGAATCTATTTATATTTCGGGACCTTGAATCCTATGCATCTCTTTTTAAGGAAGCCATGGGAGAACCGGTACTTATTAAACACTTGCCAAGAGACTCATGAACAAACTATAACCACGAATTTTACCAACTGCTCTAAAGTTCTTTCTCGCTGATTTTGTCTCTGGAACTAGTCATGCTATTATGCATCTAACGGAGATGTGTCGCTTGTGTTCCCTGTGAGTGCTTGTGTTTATGCCTGAAAGAGGAGAGTATTCCATAGTTCCATACCTGAGAAGTTTGGCCGTGAACCCTCTGACTTGTATCCATGCATTCCCGCTGTTGTGTTTTGATGGTGGGATAGTATGACTGGTTCAGTGTTTGTACAAGACGTTTGGTGTGTGGCTGAGTAAATGTGTGTGTAGACACGAAGACCTCTTTTGTAGCCTGGGCTGCTACATGTAGCCCGGTTTCTTTTTTCTCAAAAACTTTAAAACTTTTGATTTTatagttttgaattttgaaaaaaatacatAGACGCAGAGAATGTTGGAATCTATTAATTTCATATTGAAATACGTTGAATTTTGCCCTAAgtaaaaaatgacaaaatctcacAAAATGATAAAATCTAGATTATAGTGTAATGTTCATTACGAAATGAATTAGTgcaactagacactaaatgatatagtagaagcgggacctcggcgtgagaatttCAGAAATTTGTTcctgacaggattcgaactctgttcgttggggtgcgccactgcgaccccaaccactgggctatgcccacaTCCTCATACTGTTCATTACTATTCACCGATGATGAAATCAAGATTTTCTATTATTTAactgaaatcggatgtaactttttctgtgaatatattttcatataaaaacttTTTCATCAGTGGTCGTATGtaagattttgcaaaaaaaatgaaattcaTATTTGTTAATTTTACTAACAATTAGAACACATAACACATGATCATCTCAAGGATTTTATTATTTTGGAATTTctgtcattttcttttgtttttttttcaaaactagAAGGCAATTCATCGAGGGGGTCTAGCCCAAAGTCTGTCCTCCACTAGTGTAGAAGAAGACGAGCTGTTTTGCTGACTCTTGATATGTGTTATTTGGCTGCTGGGAAGGCAATGCTCTTTACTTCAAGTTTTTGACTTGAATCCAGAGAAAAGAAGATTGCGCACTCGCAACAAATGGTTATGGAAGATTGGCTGTCTTAGTTAGGTTTCAAATATATGCATGCTGAAATAGTTAGTCAGGTATTATGTTCCCTGGATTGGTGAAATAGTACACTATCTCTGATGTGCACATAATTTTTCGGTGCTCTAAGCTCACCTTCTTTTGTTGATATTCTGATTTCATTGTGGGCGACACTagtttgtttttttttaatttttttaagggCTCCAGGGAGCGTGGGAGCTAATCGCAATTTTTGGAACAATTTGTGGCCAGTCTGTGAAAAGTGTTCTAGTTGGGTCGAAATAACTTTCGTCTTGTTTGAGAATCATTTTCCAGAGTCAAAATTAAGACAAAGGTGATGTATGTCCCTTTACTTCCAGTTTTTGGCCTCCAGATGTTAGTCAGATATTATGTTCCTCGTTAGTCCAGGAAAAAAAcagttttttttttagagaaaacagaGTTGTGCACTCTGAAACTGCTGAATGTTGCGGTTTCTGAATGTCGCGGCATATGTTGGTTTAAGATGTACTACCCCTTTACTTCAAGTTTTTTACTTGAATCGAGAAAAGCAGATTGTGCACTCGCAACAAATTGTTAAGAAAAGACAGGTTGTCTTAGTTAGGTTTTGGATATATGCATGCTGAATATATTATGTTCCCTGTATTGGTGAAATAATGCACTAGTATCTCTGATGTGCACATGATTTTTCGGTAC contains the following coding sequences:
- the LOC124702366 gene encoding uncharacterized protein LOC124702366, whose translation is MGISHPLSDEFGGGGMMLMSPERTPPSSPPSPASCCSAVDGQDDFLEHEVSRMDTLAGIAIKYGVQISDIKRSNGLVSDSQMYARKALLIPLPGRPMPSSVRFNGSPETSKRAWAQNNQQNRDLDSLDSSKSSQQRSSLAMSSLQSYYGLSSQRSDDMDCSTEMSLYRKGSSLDETLLNPFSPPDRMQSTGRSRNSEDTTNGAGVMQSSGATKEKQDGSIRRRQKVEVNTQDDVLSNSIKMIKSFLPRPISSIRLNMMDTSSSPDPAVKTSGSFLDGFKSSVRKSPSAPSFVDTENNSGVSMWSSSKWTFNHESFTRPLLDGLPKPAPARRTKAALD